A genomic region of Bernardetia sp. ABR2-2B contains the following coding sequences:
- a CDS encoding S8/S53 family peptidase, with protein sequence MKTYFFNSKSVIRRCSPLAIAAFMMFSCQNESEIIVEQAIEHATINRSELDNHIWQTVKKEGSFDWNTQSEQIIWNALSKSDGVLSVGFKPKNQNKDIRTIIDKIDINSGEWNDAKNYVLDMIFESERKLNPDLKREELIAFEENTLPVLDVVIKNPNTLAFLRKSDFVRYAEPMGYEPNVSKGQQLNRELSSSGCDGSNPNNGLVSGVDYTSFSPNTKASWNHDFHNVSQAWNTASGSGITAMIIDTGVSFGQDNYGSGINQGLSQGRTMEKLVTLPRDTFWGIPIGSPETPDDGCGHGTAMTGVLGAPRGTDGNAAGIAYNANLVSVRAAEDVVIEGSREAKGVSDAYVIAGNRSDIRVTSMSLGRVTNSSQIADAVRYAYNRNVLIFCAAGTSFGWSSGWFGVIFPATMDETVAVTGVKDNMQRCDNCHDGSKVDFVVVMEKASNGRHPLTLAMSGDVPATVGGSSVATAQTAGMATLVWSANKNLTRNQVLNKLKVSASYYPNRNSNFGWGKINLQNALTASAN encoded by the coding sequence ATGAAAACTTATTTTTTCAATTCGAAGTCAGTCATTCGACGTTGTTCGCCTCTAGCTATTGCAGCTTTTATGATGTTCTCTTGTCAGAATGAATCTGAAATTATTGTAGAACAGGCTATTGAACATGCTACTATCAATCGTTCGGAGTTAGATAATCATATTTGGCAAACTGTAAAAAAAGAAGGTTCTTTTGATTGGAACACACAGTCAGAACAAATTATTTGGAATGCTCTTTCTAAGTCAGATGGAGTTTTGTCAGTAGGTTTTAAGCCTAAAAATCAGAATAAAGATATTCGTACTATTATTGATAAAATAGATATTAATAGTGGCGAATGGAACGACGCTAAAAATTATGTTTTGGATATGATTTTTGAATCAGAAAGAAAGCTAAATCCAGATTTGAAGCGTGAAGAACTAATTGCTTTTGAAGAAAATACACTTCCTGTTTTAGATGTTGTCATTAAAAATCCGAATACGTTGGCGTTTCTACGTAAGTCTGACTTTGTTCGTTATGCAGAACCAATGGGTTATGAGCCAAATGTAAGTAAGGGGCAGCAACTCAATAGAGAACTTTCTAGTAGTGGCTGCGATGGAAGCAATCCAAATAACGGACTTGTAAGTGGAGTAGATTATACTTCTTTCTCTCCTAACACAAAAGCTTCTTGGAATCATGATTTTCATAATGTTTCTCAGGCTTGGAACACAGCTTCTGGAAGTGGAATAACAGCAATGATTATTGATACAGGTGTGAGTTTTGGACAAGATAATTACGGAAGTGGCATCAATCAAGGACTTTCGCAAGGCAGAACAATGGAGAAATTGGTAACACTTCCAAGAGATACATTTTGGGGAATCCCTATTGGTAGTCCTGAAACTCCAGATGATGGATGTGGACACGGAACGGCTATGACTGGTGTTTTGGGTGCTCCTCGTGGAACAGATGGAAATGCAGCAGGAATTGCTTACAATGCAAACTTAGTTTCAGTTCGTGCAGCAGAAGATGTAGTTATTGAAGGCTCTAGAGAAGCAAAAGGTGTTTCTGATGCGTATGTAATTGCTGGTAATCGTTCTGATATTCGTGTTACGAGTATGTCTTTGGGGAGAGTTACAAATAGCTCTCAAATTGCTGATGCAGTTCGTTATGCGTATAATAGGAATGTACTGATTTTCTGTGCTGCTGGAACTTCGTTTGGTTGGTCTTCGGGTTGGTTTGGTGTTATTTTTCCTGCTACAATGGATGAAACAGTAGCTGTAACAGGTGTAAAAGATAATATGCAACGTTGTGATAATTGCCACGACGGTTCGAAAGTGGATTTTGTGGTTGTGATGGAAAAGGCTTCAAATGGTCGTCATCCTCTTACACTTGCTATGTCTGGTGATGTTCCTGCGACTGTTGGAGGTTCGTCTGTTGCAACTGCTCAAACAGCAGGAATGGCTACTTTAGTTTGGTCTGCTAATAAAAATCTTACAAGAAATCAAGTGCTTAATAAACTCAAAGTTTCGGCAAGTTATTATCCAAATCGTAATTCAAACTTCGGTTGGGGAAAAATTAATTTGCAAAATGCTTTGACTGCTTCAGCAAATTAA